The following are from one region of the Bradyrhizobium septentrionale genome:
- the nusG gene encoding transcription termination/antitermination protein NusG — protein MAMQPDSRWYVVQTQVNAEAKAAAGLVRQGFATYLPRYQRRRSHARKVELVPRPLFPRYLFVAIDVAAQRWRAIQSTLGVSHLVCVGDRPAAVESGVIDTLKAREDEAGFIQLVRRPAFSPGDTVRIVQGAFVDSLALVEDASDHHRVAVLLNLLGRKVRVLVGADLIAAA, from the coding sequence ATGGCGATGCAGCCCGATTCGCGCTGGTACGTCGTGCAGACACAGGTCAATGCCGAAGCCAAGGCGGCGGCGGGCCTCGTGCGGCAGGGCTTCGCCACTTACCTTCCCCGCTATCAGAGACGCCGCAGTCATGCGCGGAAGGTGGAGTTGGTGCCGCGGCCGCTATTCCCGCGCTACCTGTTCGTCGCAATCGATGTTGCGGCCCAGCGCTGGCGTGCCATTCAATCGACGCTCGGTGTTTCGCATCTCGTGTGCGTGGGCGACCGGCCGGCCGCGGTGGAAAGTGGCGTCATCGACACGCTGAAAGCGCGCGAGGACGAAGCCGGATTTATCCAGCTCGTACGCAGGCCGGCTTTCTCGCCCGGTGACACCGTGCGAATTGTCCAGGGTGCATTCGTCGATAGTCTTGCGCTCGTCGAAGATGCCAGCGATCACCATCGCGTGGCTGTTCTTTTGAACCTGCTGGGCCGCAAGGTTCGCGTTCTTGTCGGGGCGGATCTGATCGCCGCGGCTTGA
- a CDS encoding Gfo/Idh/MocA family oxidoreductase has translation MTIYALIGAAGYIAPRHMRAMADTGGKLAVAYDPNDSVGIMDSHFPDAEFFTEFELFDRHVGALQRDGKKLDYMTICSPNYLHDAHCRFALRSGVDAICEKPLVLNPGDIDGLAAIERDTGRRISTILQLRLHPAIIALRDRFANSKKRHKVELTYITSRGRWYHTSWKGAEERSGGVATNIGVHFFDMLSFVFGPASRNEAHLREPERAAGSLECERADVSWFLSLDRNDLPESVKGKKTTFRSITVDGEEVEFSEGFTDLHTRSYEEIVAGRGFRLDEVRPSIDIVSTFRTAPLVRSNGVHAFAQKAMHK, from the coding sequence ATGACGATCTACGCGCTGATCGGTGCCGCCGGCTACATCGCGCCACGGCACATGCGGGCGATGGCCGATACCGGCGGAAAGCTCGCGGTGGCCTATGATCCCAATGACTCCGTGGGAATCATGGACAGCCATTTTCCGGATGCCGAGTTCTTTACGGAATTTGAGCTGTTTGATCGCCACGTCGGTGCGTTGCAGCGCGACGGCAAAAAGCTCGACTACATGACGATCTGCTCGCCGAACTACCTTCACGACGCGCACTGCCGATTTGCGCTTCGCTCCGGGGTGGATGCCATCTGCGAAAAGCCGCTGGTGCTCAATCCCGGCGACATCGACGGATTGGCGGCCATCGAGCGCGATACCGGCCGGCGCATCTCCACCATTCTGCAATTGCGCCTGCATCCGGCGATCATCGCGCTTCGCGACCGCTTCGCCAATTCGAAGAAGCGCCACAAGGTGGAACTCACCTACATCACGTCGCGCGGGCGCTGGTATCACACCTCCTGGAAGGGCGCCGAGGAAAGGTCCGGCGGCGTCGCCACCAATATCGGGGTGCATTTCTTCGACATGCTGAGCTTCGTGTTCGGGCCCGCCAGCCGCAACGAGGCGCATCTGCGCGAGCCGGAGCGGGCTGCCGGCTCGCTGGAATGCGAGCGCGCTGACGTGAGCTGGTTCCTGTCGCTGGACCGCAACGACCTGCCGGAGAGCGTGAAAGGCAAGAAGACGACCTTTCGCTCCATCACCGTCGATGGCGAAGAGGTCGAGTTCTCCGAAGGATTCACCGATCTCCATACCAGGAGCTATGAAGAGATCGTCGCCGGCCGCGGCTTCCGTCTGGACGAAGTCCGCCCCTCGATCGATATCGTTTCCACGTTCCGCACGGCGCCGCTCGTTCGAAGCAATGGCGTTCACGCCTTTGCCCAGAAGGCGATGCACAAATGA
- the asnB gene encoding asparagine synthase (glutamine-hydrolyzing), with protein sequence MCGIAGFASLSGHPVARRVASLNAMSSLIAHRGPDGSGQWSDDAGSVGLVHRRLAIIDLTPAGAQPMKGANGTVISYNGEIYNFVELREQLSDGWTFQSHSDTEVILAAYAKWGERCVDHLRGMFAFAIWDERNKKLFAARDRFGIKPFYYTVQQGVFYFASEAKALLPFLSEVETDADALSEYLTFQYTIGKKTLFKGISALLPGHLLRLAGGDVMTSRYWDVQYDVDFDRSPAYFERRFTELLSDSMQVHLRSDVPVGGYVSGGLDSSLVALMASKLDHRSRDAFHGRFLEFPGYDESGYAKTVTDLADMSLHMVDITAADFRNSIGDVIYHLDFPVAGPGSFPQYMVSALAAKNVKVVLGGQGGDELLGGYARYLVAYFEQCIKAAIDGTYQSGHYVVTIESIVPNLGLLREYKPMIKEFWRDGLFADLDRRYFRLVDRSTDMVGEVDWRALNKEAVFESFRAIFNNQDNVRKEAYFDKMTHFDFKCLLPALLHVEDRMSMAHGLESRVPLLDHPLVEFLATVPADVKFMGGQMKQLMKTAYRDTLPKALLQRRDKMGFPVPLKEWFDGELKDFVLDIFGEQRSKHRPFFNSDVVLSSFGEQSRFSRKTWGLLSLELWHQRFHDRAAEFRAMVSA encoded by the coding sequence ATGTGTGGCATTGCAGGATTTGCATCTCTGTCCGGTCATCCCGTCGCAAGGCGCGTCGCGTCGCTCAACGCGATGAGCAGCCTGATTGCGCATCGCGGGCCCGATGGTTCGGGGCAATGGAGCGATGACGCCGGAAGCGTCGGGCTGGTCCACCGTCGGCTTGCGATCATCGATCTGACGCCCGCCGGCGCCCAGCCCATGAAGGGGGCGAACGGCACCGTGATTTCCTACAACGGGGAAATCTACAACTTCGTCGAACTTCGCGAGCAGCTCTCGGACGGCTGGACGTTCCAGTCCCATTCGGACACGGAGGTGATCCTCGCCGCCTACGCCAAATGGGGCGAGCGCTGCGTCGATCATCTGCGCGGGATGTTCGCCTTCGCAATCTGGGACGAGAGAAACAAGAAGCTGTTTGCCGCGCGCGATCGGTTCGGGATCAAGCCGTTCTACTATACGGTGCAACAGGGGGTCTTCTACTTCGCGTCGGAGGCCAAGGCGCTGCTGCCGTTCCTGAGCGAGGTCGAAACCGACGCCGATGCGCTGAGCGAGTATCTCACGTTTCAGTACACGATCGGCAAGAAGACCCTGTTCAAGGGGATATCGGCCCTGCTGCCCGGCCATCTGCTTCGGCTCGCCGGCGGCGACGTCATGACGTCCCGGTACTGGGACGTGCAGTACGATGTCGATTTCGATCGCAGTCCCGCCTATTTCGAGCGGCGCTTCACCGAACTGCTGTCCGACTCGATGCAGGTGCATTTGCGCTCCGACGTTCCGGTCGGCGGTTACGTGTCTGGCGGTCTCGACTCCAGCCTCGTTGCGCTGATGGCCTCCAAGCTGGATCACCGCAGCCGCGACGCATTCCACGGCCGCTTTCTCGAATTTCCAGGCTATGACGAGAGCGGCTACGCCAAGACGGTGACCGATCTGGCTGATATGTCGCTCCACATGGTCGACATCACTGCCGCCGACTTCCGCAACAGCATCGGCGACGTGATCTACCATCTGGACTTTCCGGTCGCCGGACCGGGGTCGTTTCCGCAATACATGGTGTCCGCGCTGGCGGCGAAGAACGTCAAGGTCGTGCTGGGCGGACAGGGCGGCGACGAGCTGCTCGGCGGCTATGCGCGGTATCTGGTCGCCTATTTCGAGCAATGCATCAAGGCGGCGATCGACGGCACCTACCAGAGCGGCCACTACGTGGTCACGATCGAGTCGATCGTGCCCAATCTCGGTCTGCTGCGCGAATACAAGCCGATGATCAAGGAATTCTGGCGCGATGGCCTGTTCGCGGATCTTGATCGCAGGTACTTCCGCCTGGTCGATCGTTCGACCGACATGGTCGGTGAGGTCGATTGGCGCGCGTTGAACAAGGAAGCGGTGTTCGAGTCCTTCCGCGCCATTTTCAACAACCAGGACAATGTGCGGAAGGAAGCCTATTTCGACAAGATGACGCACTTCGACTTCAAGTGCCTGTTGCCGGCTCTGCTTCACGTCGAGGACCGCATGAGCATGGCGCACGGCCTGGAGAGCCGGGTGCCGTTGCTGGATCATCCCCTCGTGGAGTTTCTCGCTACCGTGCCGGCCGACGTGAAGTTTATGGGCGGGCAGATGAAGCAGCTCATGAAGACGGCTTATCGCGACACCCTGCCGAAGGCACTGCTGCAGCGCCGCGACAAGATGGGTTTCCCGGTGCCGCTGAAGGAATGGTTCGACGGCGAGCTCAAGGACTTTGTCCTGGATATCTTTGGTGAACAACGTTCGAAGCATCGCCCGTTCTTCAACAGCGATGTCGTGCTCTCCAGCTTTGGCGAGCAATCCCGCTTCTCCCGAAAGACGTGGGGTCTTCTCAGTCTGGAACTCTGGCACCAACGGTTTCATGACCGGGCGGCCGAGTTCCGCGCGATGGTCAGTGCTTAA
- a CDS encoding glycosyltransferase family 4 protein, whose amino-acid sequence MLSSVHSANDIRIVEKEARSLSEAGHEVTVVARPPRPGDAGRIVFKLIEQPSVARWKRPWVAGRAAIALARASGADVVQFHDPELIPFALLLKSRRCKVVYDVHEDVPSDIHSKRWIWPWMRPLVARAMELVERSAARRFDAIVAATPAIADRFHSYGANVTLVRNTVRLDEFIEPTPTTKRQRQAVYVGRTSFDRGLVEMVEACAAVRLPLVLAGTIGREEQAWLEKSSADVSYRGSLGRAEIATLLNESLIGLNLLLPEPNYLLSLPTKLFEYMAAGLPVISSDLPKSKEIVEAAGCGIVVSLRDRAALLDSLTRLADDPQMAIGLGLAGRAAVVGNFNWQHDAAELNDLYQRFASPGAAA is encoded by the coding sequence ATGCTGTCGAGTGTCCATTCGGCCAACGACATTCGAATTGTTGAGAAGGAAGCGCGAAGCCTGTCCGAGGCAGGTCACGAGGTGACCGTCGTGGCGCGGCCGCCGCGCCCAGGTGACGCCGGACGCATCGTGTTCAAACTGATCGAGCAGCCCTCGGTCGCGCGCTGGAAGCGCCCGTGGGTCGCGGGGAGGGCGGCAATTGCACTTGCCCGCGCATCCGGGGCCGACGTCGTGCAATTCCACGATCCGGAACTGATACCGTTCGCGCTCTTGCTTAAGAGCCGACGCTGCAAGGTGGTCTATGATGTTCACGAGGACGTGCCGTCGGACATCCATTCCAAGCGGTGGATTTGGCCCTGGATGCGGCCTCTCGTGGCGCGCGCGATGGAACTGGTGGAGCGGAGCGCCGCGCGGCGCTTTGATGCGATCGTGGCTGCGACACCAGCGATAGCGGATCGCTTTCACAGCTATGGCGCTAATGTCACGCTGGTCAGGAACACCGTGCGGCTCGACGAATTCATCGAACCGACGCCGACCACAAAGCGGCAGCGCCAGGCGGTTTACGTGGGCCGCACCAGTTTCGATCGCGGGCTGGTCGAAATGGTGGAAGCATGCGCCGCGGTGCGTCTGCCGCTCGTGCTCGCGGGAACCATCGGCCGCGAAGAACAGGCCTGGCTTGAGAAATCATCCGCCGACGTGTCATACAGGGGCAGCCTGGGACGCGCTGAGATCGCGACACTGCTGAACGAAAGTCTCATCGGACTCAACCTGCTATTGCCCGAACCGAATTATTTACTCTCACTTCCAACGAAGCTTTTTGAATATATGGCCGCTGGGCTACCTGTCATTTCAAGTGATTTGCCGAAATCCAAGGAGATCGTCGAGGCGGCGGGCTGCGGCATCGTCGTGTCGCTCAGGGATCGCGCGGCGCTGCTCGACAGCCTGACCAGGCTCGCGGACGACCCTCAAATGGCGATCGGATTGGGGCTGGCGGGACGGGCGGCGGTTGTCGGGAATTTCAATTGGCAGCACGACGCGGCGGAACTCAACGACCTCTACCAGCGATTTGCTTCGCCCGGGGCGGCAGCATGA
- a CDS encoding glycosyltransferase family 4 protein, with translation MNIWLVHPFAGGPGLGRHYRPFWLADAWGKMGHRVVVVSAAFHHLHRQPRVPGPQRINDIDFWFLDTPRYGSGSLGRLRNNLSFGPAFGSAAAAIAAQFGKPDLMIASSPHLFFISVAQQVARRFDARFWLEVRDLWPESIIALGMTPAWHPLMKVLGWKERSAYRAADRVICLLAGAEPHMRARGLPAGRFMWIPNGVSDGEIQSALTIDNLRHPLTDRINLLKQQGRRVVLYAGGMGPPNAVEAILDAAAILGKSNSEIRFVMVGSGTSRAALEQRAVALGNVEFHDEVDRSVVHGMLHASDCAVVAFHKNALYHHGISPNKLFDYCLFAPRSVIACEERALAGLQDLVTARCAPDDADALAASLRAALDGPARPRGDRVAAAQRYSYSTLAAQYLAEPRDPV, from the coding sequence ATGAACATCTGGCTGGTGCATCCCTTTGCTGGCGGACCCGGCCTGGGGCGTCACTATCGTCCATTCTGGCTGGCGGACGCCTGGGGCAAGATGGGGCACCGGGTGGTGGTGGTCAGCGCCGCCTTCCATCATCTGCACAGGCAGCCGCGCGTTCCGGGGCCGCAGCGGATCAACGACATCGACTTCTGGTTTCTCGATACACCGCGCTATGGCAGCGGCAGCCTGGGGCGGCTCCGCAACAATTTGAGCTTTGGGCCGGCCTTCGGCTCAGCGGCGGCTGCAATTGCCGCACAGTTCGGCAAACCGGATCTGATGATCGCGTCGAGCCCGCACCTATTCTTCATCTCAGTGGCGCAACAGGTCGCGCGGCGTTTCGATGCGAGGTTCTGGCTGGAGGTCCGCGACCTCTGGCCGGAGAGCATCATCGCGCTCGGAATGACCCCGGCATGGCATCCGCTGATGAAGGTGCTCGGCTGGAAGGAGCGCTCGGCGTATCGCGCGGCAGATCGCGTGATCTGCCTGCTGGCCGGAGCGGAACCCCATATGCGGGCACGTGGCTTGCCGGCCGGCAGGTTCATGTGGATCCCGAACGGGGTCTCCGACGGCGAGATCCAGAGCGCACTGACGATCGACAATCTTCGTCACCCCCTGACCGATCGCATCAATCTGCTGAAGCAGCAGGGCAGGCGCGTGGTGCTTTACGCCGGCGGCATGGGTCCTCCGAACGCCGTGGAGGCCATTCTCGATGCGGCTGCCATCCTCGGCAAATCGAACTCCGAGATTCGTTTCGTGATGGTCGGTTCAGGGACCTCGCGAGCCGCGCTCGAACAGCGGGCGGTCGCGCTTGGCAATGTCGAGTTTCACGATGAAGTCGATCGATCGGTCGTGCACGGCATGCTGCATGCTTCCGATTGCGCGGTCGTCGCCTTCCACAAGAACGCGCTCTATCACCATGGCATCAGTCCCAACAAGCTGTTCGACTACTGCCTGTTCGCGCCGCGCAGCGTCATTGCCTGCGAAGAGCGGGCGCTGGCCGGGCTCCAGGATCTGGTGACCGCGCGATGCGCACCTGATGATGCTGATGCGCTTGCGGCATCCCTGCGCGCCGCCCTCGACGGTCCGGCGCGTCCGCGCGGCGATCGTGTCGCCGCCGCGCAGCGATACAGCTATTCGACGCTCGCGGCGCAGTATCTGGCCGAGCCCCGTGATCCGGTCTGA
- a CDS encoding winged helix-turn-helix transcriptional regulator — protein sequence MAGTLPTDENDSDRLVLGLLTSLEADGAQSQRHIAAELGVALGLVNAYLKRAIKKGFVKVGSAPARRYAYYLTPQGFSEKSRLTVQFLSDSFSLFRKAKDEYGKLFERAQARGFRRVVLAGQSDLCEIAILCAVDGPISVLAIVDPDATASRFIGVRVVSSYALVDEPFDAVVVTHLTGARNVFDQAVSKFGAEKVLAPDLLGLRPKQPQGA from the coding sequence ATGGCAGGGACTCTACCGACGGATGAGAATGACAGCGACCGGCTCGTGCTCGGGCTGCTCACCTCTCTTGAGGCGGATGGCGCGCAATCGCAGCGGCACATCGCGGCCGAACTGGGCGTCGCGCTCGGTCTGGTCAACGCTTACCTGAAGCGGGCGATCAAGAAGGGCTTCGTCAAGGTCGGGTCGGCGCCCGCGCGGCGATATGCCTACTACCTCACGCCGCAGGGCTTCTCCGAGAAATCGCGGCTCACCGTCCAATTCCTGTCCGACTCCTTTTCGCTCTTCCGCAAGGCGAAGGATGAATATGGCAAGCTGTTTGAACGCGCGCAGGCGCGTGGCTTCAGGCGGGTTGTGCTTGCCGGACAATCGGACCTTTGCGAAATCGCGATCCTGTGCGCGGTCGACGGGCCGATCTCGGTCCTTGCGATCGTTGACCCCGATGCAACCGCGTCCCGGTTCATCGGAGTCAGGGTGGTTTCCTCCTACGCGTTGGTGGACGAGCCGTTTGATGCGGTCGTCGTGACCCATTTGACCGGCGCGCGAAATGTATTCGACCAGGCGGTCAGCAAGTTCGGCGCAGAGAAAGTGCTCGCTCCAGACCTGCTGGGCTTGCGTCCAAAGCAGCCACAGGGGGCGTGA
- a CDS encoding glycosyltransferase family 4 protein, translated as MRIAFSHISRRLWAGGFNYQRNLFAALGRFRPGEFVPVVFAGNTADENELAELAATPGVEVVRSAAFDGQPGLAAALGLGLDPGAAAAFRSARADVVVEAARFFGWRLAIPAVAWIPDLQHRSLPQLFPRTARWRREIGFRVQMASGRTIMLSSESAFRDFKAYYPHARNRVSVVRFATQPPAALLNTDPSEVIATYGLPENYFYLPNQFYRHKNHQLVVDALTILKERGANVVVCASGSTEDRREPGYYEQVNAQVRERGLDAHFRHVGTIPLSHVYALLRASTALINPSRFEGWSTTVEEAKSFGVPMILSDLDVHKEQTDGAARYFGVNDPVALADHLMQVSQEARGLVVRNVVPHQDDSVRAFAASFAATMRRAAGQEISEPVAR; from the coding sequence TTGCGGATCGCGTTCAGTCACATTTCGCGCCGGCTTTGGGCCGGCGGATTCAATTACCAGCGCAATCTGTTCGCCGCGCTCGGCCGGTTCCGGCCGGGCGAATTCGTTCCGGTCGTCTTTGCCGGGAACACAGCCGATGAGAATGAACTCGCGGAGCTTGCCGCAACACCGGGTGTTGAGGTGGTCCGGTCGGCAGCATTCGATGGACAGCCAGGTTTAGCCGCGGCACTGGGGCTTGGGCTGGACCCCGGAGCCGCCGCGGCGTTTCGTTCCGCGCGTGCGGATGTTGTCGTTGAAGCGGCACGTTTCTTCGGTTGGCGACTGGCGATTCCGGCCGTGGCATGGATTCCTGATCTGCAGCACCGTTCGCTGCCTCAGTTGTTTCCGAGGACGGCACGCTGGCGCCGCGAGATCGGTTTTCGCGTTCAGATGGCGTCGGGGCGAACCATCATGCTGAGCAGCGAGAGCGCCTTTCGCGATTTTAAAGCCTACTACCCACATGCCAGAAACCGGGTCAGCGTGGTTCGCTTCGCAACCCAGCCGCCGGCCGCTCTGCTGAACACGGATCCGTCCGAGGTGATCGCGACCTACGGCCTGCCGGAAAACTATTTCTACCTGCCCAATCAGTTCTACCGTCACAAGAACCACCAACTCGTGGTCGACGCGCTCACGATCCTGAAGGAGCGCGGCGCCAACGTGGTGGTCTGTGCCTCCGGCAGCACCGAGGACCGCCGCGAGCCGGGCTACTACGAACAGGTCAACGCGCAGGTTCGCGAGCGCGGCCTCGATGCGCATTTCCGCCATGTTGGGACGATCCCCTTGTCACACGTCTACGCGCTGCTGCGGGCTTCAACCGCACTGATCAATCCATCGCGTTTCGAGGGATGGAGCACGACGGTCGAGGAGGCGAAGTCGTTCGGCGTTCCGATGATCCTGTCCGATCTCGACGTGCACAAGGAGCAGACCGACGGGGCTGCGCGCTATTTCGGCGTCAATGATCCGGTCGCGCTCGCAGACCACCTAATGCAAGTTTCACAGGAGGCGCGCGGGCTCGTCGTCCGGAACGTCGTCCCGCATCAGGACGACAGCGTCCGCGCCTTTGCGGCGAGCTTTGCGGCCACCATGCGGCGGGCTGCCGGTCAGGAGATCAGTGAGCCAGTCGCAAGATAG
- the asnB gene encoding asparagine synthase (glutamine-hydrolyzing): protein MCGIFGLIAKNGLVDADQVDRLTDLVAHRGPDGRGVRVSGNVGLGHRRLAIIDLTEDGAQPMRDRLLPIWITYNGEIYNYLELRAELEALGHVFHTASDTEVLLAAYVHWGENCLERFNGMWSFAIHDERDNTLFCARDRFGVKPFYYADTATQFAFGSEIRQLLPLIGRSVADDDLVRDFLVCGLSDHTNRTFFKGIEKLAPGHKMRVDVATGRIRTERYYSLAPRPDVADGQDAARLLRELLDDATRLRLRSDVRVGTCLSGGLDSSSVATLAARRYATTSNDRFFAITAVSEQAANNEEAYAAEIVASAELNWLRTKPGYEDFASTAETLLEVQEEPFGGPSIMMQYEVMKTARANGVIVLLDGQGGDETLLGYHRYYAAWLRDHFHRSGVRGFFSAFGAARNAGVSASRLLMYLFGASLAGLRAGVYRWRYAFLKSPALPESLRRFARNTNDAREMQVLEITETNLPMLLRFEDKNSMRFGIETRLPFLDYRFVEFSLGLPTRTKVNHGWTKWPLRAAMQDVLPANICWRKDKIGFAAPDQLWLNRHSPVMYDKVIGSALLARYVDMAAVKRKFHRLDLGMRWRLYCVALWGERFRVGAP from the coding sequence GTGTGCGGCATATTCGGCCTCATCGCCAAGAACGGGCTCGTTGATGCTGATCAAGTCGATCGACTGACCGATCTGGTCGCGCACCGCGGGCCGGATGGGCGTGGGGTGAGGGTCAGTGGCAATGTCGGGTTGGGACACCGGCGCCTCGCCATCATCGATCTAACCGAAGACGGCGCGCAGCCGATGCGCGACAGGCTGCTGCCGATCTGGATCACCTACAACGGTGAAATCTACAACTACCTCGAGCTCCGCGCGGAACTCGAGGCGCTCGGACATGTCTTCCACACCGCGTCCGACACCGAGGTCCTGCTGGCCGCCTATGTCCATTGGGGCGAAAACTGCCTCGAGCGCTTCAACGGCATGTGGTCGTTTGCAATCCATGACGAGCGCGACAATACGCTGTTCTGCGCGCGTGATCGCTTCGGTGTGAAGCCATTCTACTATGCCGACACGGCGACGCAGTTCGCATTCGGCTCAGAAATTCGCCAGTTGCTGCCGTTGATCGGGCGCTCCGTCGCCGACGACGATCTTGTCAGGGATTTTCTGGTCTGCGGCCTCAGCGACCATACCAATCGGACCTTCTTCAAGGGCATCGAGAAGCTCGCCCCCGGACACAAGATGCGCGTCGATGTCGCAACGGGCCGGATCAGGACGGAGCGCTATTATTCGCTGGCGCCTCGCCCGGACGTGGCGGACGGGCAGGATGCCGCCAGATTGCTGCGAGAGCTGCTCGACGACGCAACACGTCTGCGCCTGCGTTCGGACGTTCGCGTCGGAACCTGCCTGTCGGGAGGACTGGACAGTTCGAGCGTCGCGACGCTGGCGGCACGGCGCTATGCGACCACATCCAACGATCGCTTCTTTGCCATCACCGCGGTCAGCGAGCAGGCCGCCAATAACGAGGAAGCGTACGCCGCCGAAATCGTGGCAAGCGCCGAGCTGAACTGGTTGCGCACCAAGCCGGGCTACGAGGATTTCGCCTCGACGGCGGAAACCCTGCTCGAGGTTCAGGAGGAGCCATTCGGAGGCCCCTCGATCATGATGCAGTATGAGGTGATGAAGACGGCGCGCGCGAACGGCGTGATTGTGCTTCTCGACGGTCAGGGCGGCGATGAAACGCTGCTCGGATATCATCGCTATTATGCGGCCTGGCTCCGCGACCACTTTCATCGCTCGGGTGTGCGCGGATTTTTTTCCGCCTTCGGCGCGGCCAGGAACGCGGGCGTTTCAGCCAGCCGCCTGTTGATGTACTTGTTCGGGGCCAGCCTGGCGGGACTGCGAGCCGGCGTCTATCGTTGGCGATACGCATTCCTGAAAAGTCCAGCCCTGCCGGAGTCGCTTCGCCGTTTTGCGCGAAACACGAACGATGCACGGGAGATGCAGGTTCTGGAGATTACCGAAACCAACCTGCCGATGCTGCTGCGCTTCGAGGACAAGAATTCGATGCGGTTCGGCATCGAAACACGATTGCCATTCCTCGACTACCGCTTTGTCGAATTTTCACTGGGCTTGCCGACCCGGACCAAGGTCAATCACGGCTGGACAAAATGGCCGCTCCGCGCAGCCATGCAGGATGTTCTTCCGGCCAACATCTGCTGGCGCAAGGACAAGATCGGCTTTGCCGCTCCCGATCAGCTCTGGCTCAACCGACACTCGCCTGTGATGTATGACAAGGTGATCGGCAGCGCGCTGCTAGCCCGCTACGTCGACATGGCTGCAGTCAAGAGGAAATTCCACCGGCTCGACCTCGGAATGCGCTGGCGGCTCTATTGCGTGGCGCTCTGGGGCGAACGCTTCCGGGTTGGAGCCCCATGA
- a CDS encoding acyltransferase: MSEMREDPRFPGVLIHQSSYVDDGAVLGRGTKVWHFCHILSRTVIGENCSIGQNVMIGPNVRIGNGCKIQNNVSIYDGVELADDVFCGPSCVFTNVNNPRADVSRKDEFRKTPIGRGVSIGANATIVCGHSLGEYCFIGAGSVITKDVPAFALMAGNPARRIGWMSRAGERLDNDLKCPRSGEAYVEIDGRCLLKEKH; encoded by the coding sequence ATGAGCGAGATGCGCGAGGATCCGCGCTTCCCCGGCGTGTTGATCCATCAATCGAGCTACGTCGACGACGGTGCCGTGCTTGGACGCGGCACCAAGGTCTGGCACTTCTGCCATATTCTGTCGCGCACGGTGATCGGCGAGAATTGCTCGATCGGCCAGAACGTGATGATCGGTCCAAACGTGAGGATCGGAAACGGCTGCAAGATCCAGAACAACGTCTCGATCTATGACGGCGTCGAGCTTGCGGACGACGTGTTTTGCGGTCCGAGCTGCGTCTTCACGAACGTCAACAATCCGCGCGCCGACGTTTCCAGGAAGGATGAGTTTCGCAAGACGCCGATCGGACGTGGTGTGAGCATCGGTGCCAATGCGACCATCGTCTGCGGGCATTCGTTGGGCGAATACTGCTTCATCGGGGCCGGTTCGGTGATCACGAAGGATGTCCCTGCGTTTGCATTGATGGCAGGAAATCCCGCAAGAAGGATCGGCTGGATGAGCAGGGCCGGCGAGCGGCTCGATAACGATCTGAAGTGTCCGCGGTCCGGCGAAGCTTACGTTGAAATTGATGGTCGATGCCTTCTCAAAGAGAAGCACTAG